The following are from one region of the Sphingomonas sp. J315 genome:
- a CDS encoding tryptophan 7-halogenase — protein sequence MNPVQTVAVRGGGVAAPMAALAIARAFGRLGVEVTWQDTGALPPPHAALAAPPDLVTFHRLLGLGDAALIDRAAGTLSLGQLYAGWNEGADFLHAWGDAGTPFAGRPFVQHWTRARHAGLAVPLEEFCLAAVAAKHGRIGQPRDPATRQAVKHGWHLDAAGYAALLRDACLAAGVRVAPAQESPPDADLLVDADGSWSEAAASPARCDRMILGSAAKSDPVPLHTRAVAHAAGWTMLTPLGDRVAVACHYDSANMAETNARMVIAEAAGGVVDVGAPIPVAARRVPGWTGKVVTIAEPDGESATFAASGLLELQLAIAQLILLWPVDRDAMPEAALYTTELVGTRARIDDFAAQHFHLAHRAGPYWDAARAAPISAALKAKRDLFAARGMFAHGDHEAHVEDGWALCMAGHGIVPRSPDPQALTVDEQQLMAEFQRQLRAIANEVRAMPTHAQALAQLRSGAA from the coding sequence ATGAATCCAGTGCAGACCGTGGCGGTGCGCGGCGGCGGGGTTGCAGCGCCTATGGCGGCGCTGGCGATTGCGCGCGCCTTCGGGCGGCTTGGTGTCGAGGTGACCTGGCAGGACACCGGCGCGCTTCCACCGCCGCACGCCGCGCTCGCCGCGCCGCCGGACCTCGTCACCTTTCACCGATTGCTGGGCCTGGGTGACGCCGCGCTGATCGACCGCGCCGCCGGTACGCTCAGCCTCGGCCAGCTCTATGCCGGGTGGAACGAGGGCGCGGACTTCCTCCACGCATGGGGCGATGCGGGCACGCCCTTTGCCGGGCGGCCATTCGTTCAGCACTGGACCCGCGCGCGCCATGCCGGACTGGCGGTGCCGCTGGAGGAATTCTGCCTCGCCGCCGTCGCCGCGAAGCATGGCCGGATCGGCCAGCCGCGCGACCCGGCGACGCGACAGGCGGTCAAGCATGGCTGGCACCTCGACGCCGCCGGCTATGCCGCGCTGCTTCGCGACGCCTGCCTCGCCGCCGGAGTGCGGGTCGCACCGGCGCAGGAGTCGCCGCCCGATGCCGACCTTCTGGTGGATGCCGATGGTAGCTGGTCCGAAGCGGCGGCGAGTCCGGCGCGCTGCGACCGAATGATCCTCGGTTCGGCAGCCAAGTCCGATCCCGTCCCGCTCCACACCCGCGCTGTCGCGCATGCGGCGGGGTGGACGATGCTGACCCCGCTCGGCGACCGGGTGGCGGTGGCTTGCCACTATGACAGCGCAAACATGGCCGAAACCAACGCGCGGATGGTGATCGCGGAGGCAGCGGGGGGCGTTGTCGATGTCGGTGCGCCGATTCCTGTTGCGGCTCGGCGTGTACCCGGCTGGACCGGCAAGGTCGTGACGATCGCCGAGCCCGATGGCGAATCCGCGACCTTTGCCGCATCCGGCCTGCTCGAACTCCAGCTCGCCATCGCACAGCTGATCCTGCTGTGGCCGGTCGACCGCGACGCGATGCCCGAGGCTGCGCTCTATACGACCGAGCTGGTGGGGACGCGCGCGCGGATCGACGATTTTGCTGCGCAGCATTTCCACCTCGCCCACCGCGCCGGACCTTATTGGGACGCCGCCCGCGCGGCCCCGATTTCCGCGGCGCTGAAGGCAAAGCGCGACCTGTTCGCCGCGCGCGGCATGTTCGCGCATGGCGACCATGAGGCGCATGTCGAGGATGGCTGGGCCTTGTGCATGGCGGGGCACGGCATCGTCCCGCGCAGCCCGGACCCGCAGGCACTGACCGTCGACGAGCAGCAGTTGATGGCCGAATTCCAGCGCCAGTTGCGCGCCATCGCCAACGAGGTGCGCGCAATGCCGACACATGCGCAGGCGCTGGCCCAACTCAGGAGTGGTGCAGCATGA
- a CDS encoding TonB-dependent receptor, whose protein sequence is MPGITVIRFAGTDDTSHFSAEPSGVIVRGLSQVRSEFNGRDVFSANSSRGLSWQDISPELLGGIDTYKNQTADLIEGGIAGTVNLRTRVPFDSPGQLISLSVKGSYGDIAEEPTADISGIYSNRWMTGIGEVGLMVNGAYSHAITGSQGIQFERIGIFDNVFGPGLQYIPSGIFLRDNEYDRKRYGVAAAFQWKSLDETMQVTGQYNRSQYDNSWREHSIFSSAFNPDLYGRPSDYRYTDNSQVAPLQGTAPFAFDSDGDFLSGWWSAPRPYVGEGNDNLGLGVNEAGQAFYNRCYAWEGCTNARRAPQVDTAANALSNKQITQDFGLNFRWDVTDRLRVTLDGQYVDASVSNYNASVLARTYANTFVDLSGDYPRLQFSSGTADNINLSPGGFTNASNYHYYAITDHTEDSEGEEIALRLDAEYAVDSSWLDAIKVGARYADRDQTVRWGAYNWANIANTWTYSQAPYFNINRPVYPGGSNAIHTFGQDFFAGNQTNQHSFVFYNMDRLVDRETLASTLGRPALGVGEYYPVCSGAGYRAGETVTGDYGCYLPSEIHRVSERTAAAYAMAKFGGDGLAIGSVKISGNIGVRLVWTEDATVGATTFANPFNATDLTCVRGVDGAGNPTATAGCVITPAEIAFNNGATVADTTRVNHFHALPSFNIKFDLTDKLVSRFAYSRAMSRPDIGLLRNFLNVNRLSPNLSDRTDPNVTRDAAGNPIAYDWQYTGTSGNPGLKPITADQVDLTLEYYFARAGSLTFTGFYKQFYDYIQAGQFNLTIANNGVTEQVRLNRPVNGEGASIYGAEASFQTFFDFLPGPFDGLGVQANYTYVKNDGIETVNLTNETGAGTAGGGISYESSTVKANALEGVSEHSFNLVGMYEKGKVSARVAYNWRSKYLVTAIDCCVGLPIWQGPTGYLDASLRVRATKEMEFVIEGSNLLGTDTVLYQQVDSTGLLKAASWFKNDRRFQVGLRLTF, encoded by the coding sequence GCCGGGCATCACCGTCATCCGCTTTGCCGGTACCGACGATACCTCGCACTTCTCGGCCGAGCCGTCGGGCGTCATCGTCCGCGGCCTCAGCCAGGTCCGCTCCGAATTCAACGGCCGCGACGTGTTCAGCGCGAACAGCTCGCGCGGACTCAGCTGGCAGGACATTTCGCCCGAACTGCTCGGCGGGATCGACACCTACAAGAACCAGACCGCCGACCTGATCGAGGGCGGCATCGCCGGCACCGTAAATCTGCGCACCCGTGTACCGTTCGACAGTCCGGGGCAGCTTATCTCGCTGTCGGTCAAGGGCAGCTATGGCGACATCGCCGAGGAGCCGACGGCGGATATTTCGGGCATCTATTCGAACCGCTGGATGACCGGCATCGGCGAGGTCGGCCTGATGGTCAACGGCGCCTATTCGCACGCGATCACCGGCAGCCAGGGCATCCAGTTCGAGCGTATCGGCATTTTCGACAATGTCTTCGGCCCGGGCCTGCAATATATCCCGAGCGGAATCTTCCTCCGCGACAACGAATATGACCGCAAGCGATACGGCGTTGCAGCGGCCTTTCAGTGGAAGTCGCTCGACGAGACGATGCAGGTCACCGGCCAGTACAACCGGTCCCAGTACGACAATAGCTGGCGCGAACATTCGATCTTCTCCAGCGCCTTCAACCCGGACCTCTACGGTCGCCCGAGCGACTACAGGTACACGGACAACAGCCAGGTTGCGCCCTTGCAGGGTACCGCGCCCTTTGCCTTCGATTCAGATGGCGACTTCCTGTCGGGCTGGTGGTCCGCGCCGCGTCCCTATGTCGGCGAAGGCAACGACAATCTGGGCCTGGGCGTGAACGAAGCCGGGCAGGCATTCTACAATCGCTGCTACGCTTGGGAAGGCTGCACCAATGCGCGCCGCGCGCCGCAGGTGGATACCGCCGCCAACGCGCTGAGCAACAAGCAGATTACGCAGGATTTCGGCCTCAACTTCCGCTGGGACGTGACCGACCGGCTGCGCGTGACTCTGGACGGGCAATATGTCGACGCCAGCGTCAGCAACTATAACGCATCGGTGCTCGCGCGCACCTATGCCAACACCTTTGTTGACCTGAGTGGCGACTATCCGCGGCTGCAATTCTCGTCGGGAACCGCCGACAACATCAACCTGTCGCCCGGTGGGTTCACCAACGCCAGCAACTATCACTATTACGCGATCACCGATCACACCGAGGACAGCGAGGGCGAGGAGATCGCATTGCGGCTGGACGCCGAATATGCGGTGGACTCGAGCTGGCTCGACGCGATCAAGGTCGGCGCGCGCTATGCCGACCGCGATCAGACGGTGCGCTGGGGCGCGTACAACTGGGCCAATATCGCGAATACCTGGACCTATAGCCAGGCCCCCTATTTCAACATCAACCGACCGGTCTATCCAGGTGGCAGCAATGCGATCCACACCTTCGGGCAGGATTTCTTCGCCGGCAATCAGACCAACCAGCATTCGTTCGTGTTCTACAACATGGACCGGCTGGTCGATCGCGAGACGCTGGCCAGCACGCTGGGTCGCCCGGCGCTGGGCGTCGGCGAATATTATCCGGTCTGCTCGGGTGCAGGCTATCGCGCGGGTGAGACGGTCACCGGCGACTATGGCTGCTATCTGCCGAGCGAAATCCATCGTGTGAGTGAGCGCACCGCTGCTGCCTATGCGATGGCCAAGTTCGGCGGCGATGGTCTGGCGATCGGCAGTGTCAAGATTTCGGGCAATATCGGCGTCCGGCTGGTGTGGACGGAAGACGCGACGGTCGGCGCGACCACCTTCGCGAATCCGTTCAACGCGACGGACCTCACTTGCGTGCGCGGCGTCGATGGTGCGGGCAATCCGACCGCTACCGCTGGTTGCGTCATTACGCCGGCCGAAATCGCGTTCAACAATGGCGCTACGGTTGCCGACACGACGCGGGTCAATCATTTCCACGCGCTGCCCAGCTTCAACATCAAGTTCGACCTGACCGACAAGCTGGTGTCGCGCTTTGCCTATTCGCGCGCGATGTCGCGACCCGATATCGGCCTGTTGCGCAACTTCCTGAACGTCAACCGCCTGTCGCCCAACCTGTCGGATCGGACCGACCCCAATGTCACGCGCGACGCGGCTGGCAATCCGATCGCCTATGATTGGCAATATACCGGCACCTCGGGCAATCCCGGGCTGAAGCCGATTACTGCGGACCAGGTCGACCTGACGCTCGAATATTATTTCGCACGCGCCGGATCGCTGACGTTCACCGGCTTCTACAAGCAATTCTACGACTATATCCAGGCCGGCCAGTTCAACCTGACCATCGCCAATAACGGAGTTACCGAACAGGTTCGGCTGAACCGTCCTGTCAATGGTGAGGGTGCCAGCATTTACGGAGCCGAAGCGTCGTTCCAGACCTTCTTCGACTTCCTTCCGGGGCCGTTCGACGGGTTGGGGGTCCAGGCCAACTACACCTATGTCAAGAATGACGGGATCGAGACGGTCAATCTGACCAACGAGACCGGTGCCGGCACCGCCGGCGGCGGCATCTCCTACGAGAGCTCGACGGTGAAGGCCAACGCGCTCGAAGGCGTGTCGGAGCACAGCTTCAACCTGGTCGGCATGTACGAAAAGGGGAAGGTGTCGGCGCGCGTCGCGTATAACTGGCGCTCCAAATATCTCGTCACTGCGATCGACTGCTGCGTCGGATTGCCGATCTGGCAGGGTCCGACCGGTTATCTCGATGCGTCGCTCCGCGTGCGGGCGACCAAGGAGATGGAGTTCGTGATCGAAGGGTCGAACCTGCTCGGGACAGACACGGTGCTCTACCAACAGGTCGACTCGACCGGGCTGCTCAAGGCGGCATCCTGGTTCAAGAACGACCGGCGCTTCCAGGTCGGCCTGCGGCTGACCTTCTGA